The following proteins are co-located in the Pyrococcus abyssi GE5 genome:
- a CDS encoding translation initiation factor IF-2 subunit beta codes for MEIDYYDYEKLLEKAYEELPENVKHHKSRFEVPGALVTIEGNKTIIENFKDIAEALNRDPQHLLKFLLREIATAGTLEGKRVVLQGRFTPYLIANKIKKYIKEYVICPVCGSPDTKIIKRDRFYFLKCEACGAETPIQHL; via the coding sequence GTGGAGATAGATTATTATGATTACGAAAAGCTACTTGAGAAGGCTTATGAGGAGTTACCGGAAAACGTGAAGCACCACAAGTCACGTTTTGAGGTTCCTGGGGCTTTAGTGACTATAGAGGGTAACAAGACGATAATAGAGAACTTCAAGGATATAGCTGAAGCATTGAATAGGGATCCCCAACATCTACTCAAGTTCCTGCTTAGGGAGATAGCAACGGCCGGAACGTTAGAAGGGAAGAGGGTAGTTCTCCAGGGTAGGTTCACGCCTTATCTAATTGCCAACAAGATAAAGAAGTACATAAAGGAGTACGTCATTTGCCCCGTGTGTGGAAGCCCAGATACGAAGATCATAAAGAGGGATCGCTTCTACTTCCTCAAGTGCGAAGCCTGCGGTGCGGAAACGCCAATACAGCACCTTTAA
- a CDS encoding pyroglutamyl-peptidase I, giving the protein MKVLVTGFEPFGGDDKNPTMEIVKFLDGKEIGGAKVIGRVLPVSFKRARKELVAILDEIKPDVTINLGLAPGRTHISVERVAVNIIDARIPDNDGEKPIDEPIVENGPAAYFATIPTREIVEEMKRNNIPAVLSYTAGTYLCNFVMYLTLHHSATKGYPRKAGFIHVPYTPDQVIEKKNTPSMSLELEIKGVEIAIRKSL; this is encoded by the coding sequence GTGAAAGTTCTAGTTACCGGCTTTGAGCCCTTTGGAGGCGACGATAAGAATCCTACGATGGAAATAGTAAAGTTCTTGGACGGGAAGGAGATAGGGGGAGCCAAGGTTATAGGAAGGGTCTTGCCGGTATCTTTCAAGAGGGCCAGGAAGGAGCTCGTGGCTATACTTGATGAAATAAAGCCCGACGTAACGATAAACCTTGGCTTGGCCCCTGGGAGAACCCATATATCCGTGGAGAGAGTTGCGGTTAATATAATAGACGCTAGAATTCCAGACAACGATGGAGAAAAGCCAATAGACGAGCCCATAGTTGAAAACGGCCCAGCCGCGTACTTTGCAACCATACCAACGAGGGAGATCGTTGAGGAGATGAAGAGGAATAACATTCCAGCCGTGCTTTCCTATACAGCTGGAACCTATCTGTGCAACTTCGTGATGTACCTAACGCTCCACCACTCGGCAACAAAGGGTTATCCCAGGAAGGCCGGCTTTATACACGTTCCGTACACTCCAGACCAAGTGATTGAGAAGAAGAACACCCCGAGCATGTCCTTGGAACTGGAAATCAAGGGAGTCGAGATAGCGATAAGGAAGAGCCTGTAG
- the nikR gene encoding nickel-responsive transcriptional regulator NikR: MDLVRFSISIPAELLEKFDRIIEEIGYENRSEAIRDLIRDFIIRREWEVGNEEVAGTITIVYNHDEGDVVKELLDLQHEYLDEIISTLHVHMDEHNCLEVIVVKGKAKRIKMIASRLMSLKGVKHGKLVMTSTGKELL; the protein is encoded by the coding sequence ATGGATCTGGTAAGGTTTAGCATATCAATCCCGGCTGAGCTTCTTGAGAAGTTTGACAGGATAATAGAGGAGATCGGTTACGAGAACAGGAGCGAAGCTATAAGGGACCTCATAAGGGACTTTATAATCAGGAGAGAGTGGGAGGTTGGAAACGAGGAAGTTGCAGGGACGATAACGATAGTTTACAACCACGACGAGGGGGATGTCGTCAAAGAACTCCTGGATCTACAACACGAGTACCTTGATGAAATAATATCGACGCTTCATGTTCACATGGACGAGCACAATTGTTTAGAGGTCATAGTCGTCAAGGGCAAGGCCAAGAGGATAAAGATGATAGCCAGTAGGTTAATGAGCCTTAAGGGGGTCAAGCACGGTAAGCTAGTGATGACGTCCACTGGAAAGGAATTGCTCTGA
- a CDS encoding CBS domain-containing protein has protein sequence MVGIQVQEVMTDRYAKIDINAPLSEAIGIIEKEDPDLILVFDDNVYKGVLTQDLIIRSHLKWDPTKAKVRDVYKPAPVVKPTDDLSHAAKLLLETDLRSLPVGENKAEILGVISDMALLERVVAEEFGKRKVEEFMTKDVITLGPDDTVAKALATMRDHGISRIPVVDEEGKLEGLVTLHDLIIRFIKPRFKAQYGELAGEKIPPFSMKLREAMIKGVITIMPEATIREAVSTMKDNNIDGLVVVDENNKVVGILTVKDLLLPISRMVEKEARFYLQLGGDASALSEFTRERIINDIKRFVDGYADLLGNEGIIYLYIRRFNEKFRGVHLYQARMRVVTDRGVFIARGETWGAIQAVHDAIRAIERQLLQKAELERDIRYAKRFIEKLELWR, from the coding sequence ATGGTAGGCATCCAAGTTCAGGAAGTTATGACGGACAGATATGCAAAGATAGATATAAACGCCCCTCTTTCTGAGGCCATAGGTATTATAGAGAAGGAGGATCCAGACCTAATTCTTGTGTTCGATGATAACGTTTACAAGGGCGTTCTAACTCAAGATTTGATAATTAGATCTCACCTTAAGTGGGATCCAACTAAGGCTAAAGTCAGGGACGTTTATAAGCCAGCTCCTGTTGTTAAGCCGACGGACGATCTAAGTCATGCAGCAAAGCTACTCCTGGAGACGGATTTAAGGTCACTACCCGTGGGTGAGAACAAGGCCGAGATACTAGGAGTAATAAGTGACATGGCATTGCTGGAAAGGGTGGTAGCTGAAGAGTTCGGAAAGAGGAAGGTCGAGGAGTTCATGACGAAAGATGTGATAACCCTAGGGCCAGACGACACCGTGGCAAAGGCCCTCGCAACTATGAGAGATCACGGCATCTCAAGGATTCCAGTAGTTGATGAAGAAGGTAAGCTAGAGGGCCTAGTGACTTTACACGACCTCATAATCAGGTTCATAAAGCCGAGGTTCAAGGCCCAGTACGGTGAACTGGCAGGAGAGAAGATACCCCCATTCAGCATGAAGCTCAGGGAGGCAATGATAAAGGGAGTCATAACGATAATGCCAGAGGCAACGATAAGGGAGGCTGTAAGCACGATGAAGGACAACAACATAGACGGTTTAGTCGTCGTCGATGAAAACAACAAGGTCGTTGGAATATTGACGGTAAAAGACTTGTTACTCCCGATATCCAGGATGGTTGAGAAGGAGGCAAGGTTCTACCTACAGCTCGGTGGAGATGCCTCAGCGCTAAGCGAATTCACCAGGGAGAGGATAATCAACGACATAAAGAGGTTCGTGGATGGGTACGCTGATTTACTTGGCAACGAGGGGATAATATACCTGTACATAAGGAGGTTCAACGAGAAGTTCAGGGGAGTCCACCTATATCAAGCTAGAATGAGAGTTGTAACTGACAGAGGAGTCTTCATAGCTAGGGGAGAAACCTGGGGAGCAATTCAGGCAGTGCACGACGCGATAAGGGCCATCGAAAGGCAGCTCCTACAGAAGGCCGAGCTAGAAAGGGACATACGCTACGCAAAGAGGTTCATAGAGAAGCTCGAGCTCTGGCGCTGA
- the gyaR gene encoding glyoxylate reductase, translating to MSKPRVFITREIPEVGIEMLEKEFEVEVWEDEREIPREILLEKVKDVDALVTMLSERIDREVFERAPRLRIVANYAVGYDNIDVEEATKRGIYVTNTPGVLTDATADLAFALLLATARHLVKGDKFTRSGEWKKRGVAWHPKWFLGYDVYGKTIGIIGFGRIGQAIAKRARGFDMRILYYSRTRKPEVEKELNAEFKPLDELLRESDFVVLAVPLNKETYHMINEERLKMMKRTAILINVARGKVIDTKALIKALKEGWIAGAGLDVYEEEPYYNEELFSLDNVVLTPHIGSATFGAREGMAKLVAENLIAFKRGEVPPTLVNREVLKVRKPGFQ from the coding sequence ATGAGCAAGCCAAGGGTGTTCATAACAAGGGAGATACCAGAGGTAGGAATTGAGATGCTAGAGAAGGAGTTCGAGGTTGAGGTCTGGGAAGATGAGAGGGAAATTCCCAGGGAAATTCTCCTTGAGAAAGTCAAGGATGTCGATGCCCTCGTTACGATGCTGAGCGAGAGGATAGACAGGGAAGTCTTCGAGAGGGCTCCAAGACTTAGAATAGTGGCGAATTACGCAGTTGGCTACGACAACATAGACGTGGAGGAAGCAACTAAGAGGGGGATATACGTTACCAACACCCCAGGAGTCTTAACAGATGCAACGGCCGATTTAGCCTTCGCCCTGCTCTTGGCAACGGCGAGGCATTTAGTGAAGGGAGATAAATTCACGAGATCCGGAGAATGGAAGAAGAGGGGGGTAGCGTGGCATCCTAAGTGGTTCCTGGGCTACGATGTCTATGGAAAAACGATAGGAATAATAGGCTTTGGAAGGATTGGACAGGCTATCGCTAAGAGAGCCAGGGGTTTCGACATGAGAATCCTCTACTACTCGAGAACCAGAAAACCCGAGGTTGAAAAAGAACTTAATGCGGAATTTAAGCCTCTAGATGAACTTTTGAGGGAAAGCGACTTCGTCGTTTTAGCCGTACCCTTAAACAAGGAAACCTACCACATGATAAACGAGGAGAGGCTAAAGATGATGAAAAGAACGGCAATCCTAATCAACGTTGCAAGGGGAAAGGTCATCGACACTAAAGCCCTCATAAAGGCCCTCAAAGAGGGATGGATAGCTGGGGCCGGCTTAGATGTGTACGAGGAAGAACCATATTACAACGAAGAGCTGTTCAGCCTAGATAACGTCGTCTTAACGCCGCACATAGGTAGCGCTACCTTTGGGGCCAGGGAAGGGATGGCCAAGTTAGTGGCCGAGAATTTGATAGCGTTCAAGAGAGGCGAAGTTCCTCCAACCCTGGTAAATAGAGAGGTCTTGAAAGTCAGGAAGCCAGGATTTCAGTAG
- a CDS encoding alpha/beta hydrolase family protein, with amino-acid sequence MTSIEWNEKTFTKFAYLSDPRIRGSTIAYVLTKANLDNNKYESTIVLENLEDGSKRFIEDASMPRISPDGKKIAFMRFNEEKKVAQIWVADMKTLSAKKVLEAKNIRSLEWNDDSRRLLVIGFKRRDDEDFIFEDDVPAWFDNMGFFDGEKTTFWIVDTEAEEVIEQFEKPRFSSGVWHGDSIVVNVPYRDTIPRYFKYWNIYLWKDGEEEKLFEKVSFHAIDSDGKNILLYGKPEKKYMSEHDKLYIYDGEVKGIMDSIDREAGQAKIKDGKVYFTLYEEGSVNLYLWDGDIKEIAKGKHWIMGFDVDEKVVYLKETATRLRELYIWDGEERQLTDYNGLIFSKLKTFEPKHFKFKSIDLEIDGWYIKPELKEGEKAPVIVFVHGGPKGMYGYYFKYEMQLMASKGYYIVYVNPRGSNGYSEDFALRVLERTGLEDFQDILNGIEEFFKLEPQADRERVGITGISYGGFMTNWALTQSDLFKAGISENGISYWLTSYAFSDIGLWFDKEVIGENPLENENFRKLSPLFYAKNVKAPLLLIHSLEDYRCPLDQSLMFYHVLKDLGKEVYIAIFKRGAHGHSIRGSPRHRMKRYKLFMEFFERKLKKYEEGFDVEKILKGENK; translated from the coding sequence ATGACCTCTATCGAATGGAATGAGAAGACGTTTACAAAGTTCGCCTACCTAAGCGACCCCAGGATAAGGGGAAGCACAATAGCGTACGTTCTAACCAAGGCGAACCTTGACAACAACAAGTACGAGAGCACGATAGTTCTCGAGAACCTCGAAGATGGGAGCAAGAGGTTCATAGAAGACGCTTCAATGCCTAGGATTTCTCCAGATGGAAAGAAGATAGCCTTCATGAGGTTCAACGAGGAGAAGAAAGTTGCTCAGATATGGGTCGCGGACATGAAGACCCTAAGCGCGAAGAAAGTTCTCGAGGCCAAGAACATAAGGTCCCTGGAATGGAATGACGACTCAAGGAGGTTGTTAGTTATAGGCTTCAAGAGGAGGGACGATGAAGATTTCATATTCGAGGATGACGTTCCAGCTTGGTTCGACAACATGGGCTTCTTCGACGGCGAGAAAACGACCTTCTGGATAGTAGATACTGAGGCCGAGGAGGTTATAGAGCAGTTCGAGAAGCCAAGGTTTTCGAGCGGAGTTTGGCACGGGGATTCGATAGTTGTGAACGTCCCGTACAGGGACACCATACCAAGGTACTTCAAGTACTGGAACATCTACCTCTGGAAGGATGGAGAGGAAGAAAAGCTATTCGAGAAGGTTTCTTTCCACGCTATAGACTCTGACGGAAAGAATATCCTACTCTACGGAAAGCCCGAGAAGAAGTACATGAGCGAGCACGATAAGCTCTACATCTACGACGGCGAGGTTAAGGGAATAATGGATTCGATAGACAGGGAAGCTGGTCAAGCTAAGATCAAGGATGGGAAGGTGTACTTCACACTCTACGAGGAGGGAAGCGTTAACCTATATCTCTGGGATGGGGATATCAAGGAGATAGCTAAGGGCAAGCACTGGATAATGGGGTTCGACGTTGACGAGAAGGTTGTCTACCTCAAGGAAACTGCCACTAGGTTGAGGGAGCTCTACATCTGGGACGGCGAGGAGAGGCAACTAACGGATTACAACGGTCTGATATTCAGCAAGCTCAAAACCTTCGAGCCTAAGCACTTCAAGTTCAAGAGCATCGACTTGGAGATAGACGGCTGGTACATAAAGCCCGAGCTCAAGGAGGGCGAGAAGGCTCCGGTAATAGTCTTCGTCCACGGTGGGCCCAAGGGAATGTACGGTTACTACTTCAAGTACGAGATGCAGCTTATGGCGAGCAAGGGCTACTACATAGTCTATGTCAATCCAAGGGGAAGCAACGGTTACAGCGAGGACTTTGCACTTAGAGTCCTCGAGAGGACTGGCCTAGAGGACTTCCAGGATATACTGAATGGAATAGAGGAGTTCTTCAAGCTTGAACCGCAAGCGGACAGGGAGAGGGTTGGAATAACGGGAATAAGCTACGGAGGCTTCATGACGAACTGGGCCCTAACGCAGAGCGACCTATTCAAGGCCGGAATCAGCGAGAACGGAATAAGCTACTGGCTAACGAGTTACGCGTTCTCCGACATAGGATTGTGGTTCGACAAGGAAGTTATAGGTGAGAACCCGCTAGAGAACGAGAACTTCAGGAAGCTAAGTCCGCTGTTCTACGCTAAGAACGTGAAGGCTCCCCTGTTGCTAATCCACAGCCTTGAAGATTATCGCTGTCCATTGGATCAGAGCTTGATGTTCTACCACGTCCTGAAAGATTTAGGCAAAGAAGTTTACATAGCGATATTCAAGAGGGGAGCTCATGGACATAGCATAAGGGGAAGCCCAAGACACAGGATGAAGAGGTACAAGCTCTTCATGGAGTTCTTCGAGAGGAAGCTCAAGAAGTACGAGGAGGGCTTCGACGTTGAGAAGATACTTAAGGGTGAGAACAAGTGA
- a CDS encoding ATP-binding protein, which translates to MLDKTLVKRYILEFHERDFSKVLPRELKVSKVKGKAIAIIGPRRAGKTHYLFSIIKDNPERYLYVDFENPIFHPMKPRDFIVVLDAYRELYPEFEKPIVMLDEVQAVPDWERIVRYLLDGEYEVYLTGSSSKLLPMEVASHLRGRAITYTLFPLSFREFLRFKGLNYEGRSFYRNYNRISSLLDEYLWYGAYPEVALADKSVKELILREYLNVLIKRDILERHRIKNIYLLNELLYFSIRSYAKYVSVDSLYRLFKGRLKVTKRTIANYLNYLEESFAIFLLRRYEPSIKGRITSPRKLYLIDTGFSMFGEKDLSRDVENVVFLELVRRNPWAELYYWKSPNHEVDFVVVERGKVKELIQVSIDLSEEKTRKREFLALLNASKRLACRDLKVITLNEEGEEKVEMYGMKGVIKIVPLIKWLLNY; encoded by the coding sequence ATGCTGGACAAGACTCTGGTTAAGAGGTACATACTCGAGTTCCATGAAAGGGATTTTTCAAAGGTTCTACCTCGAGAGCTTAAGGTGAGCAAGGTTAAGGGAAAGGCCATTGCCATAATAGGTCCGAGAAGGGCTGGGAAGACTCACTATCTTTTCTCAATTATTAAGGATAATCCGGAGAGGTATTTGTACGTAGACTTTGAAAATCCTATTTTCCATCCCATGAAACCAAGAGATTTCATCGTTGTTCTCGACGCTTACAGGGAACTCTACCCTGAGTTTGAGAAACCAATAGTAATGTTAGATGAGGTTCAGGCCGTTCCGGACTGGGAAAGAATCGTCCGCTATCTCCTTGATGGTGAATATGAAGTTTACCTGACTGGTTCATCTTCGAAGCTTTTGCCCATGGAAGTTGCAAGCCATTTAAGGGGAAGAGCGATAACTTACACCCTTTTCCCCCTCTCCTTCAGGGAATTCTTGAGATTTAAGGGTTTGAATTATGAAGGGAGGAGCTTTTACAGAAATTACAACAGGATAAGCTCATTGCTTGATGAGTACCTTTGGTATGGAGCTTATCCAGAGGTAGCTCTAGCGGATAAAAGTGTTAAGGAGTTAATCCTGAGGGAGTATTTAAACGTGCTGATAAAGAGGGATATTTTAGAGAGACACCGAATTAAGAACATTTATCTCTTGAATGAGCTCCTCTACTTCTCGATCAGAAGTTATGCCAAGTACGTTTCGGTTGATTCGCTCTATCGTCTCTTTAAGGGTAGGCTGAAGGTGACGAAGAGAACGATAGCGAACTACCTTAACTACCTTGAAGAAAGCTTTGCTATATTCCTGCTGAGAAGATACGAGCCTTCAATAAAGGGAAGGATAACTTCTCCCAGGAAGCTCTACTTAATAGACACGGGCTTCTCAATGTTCGGGGAGAAAGACTTAAGTAGAGATGTTGAGAACGTGGTGTTCCTAGAGTTAGTTAGAAGAAATCCCTGGGCTGAGCTTTATTATTGGAAGAGTCCTAACCATGAGGTTGACTTCGTGGTCGTTGAAAGGGGAAAAGTCAAGGAACTCATCCAGGTTAGCATCGACCTAAGCGAAGAGAAAACTAGGAAGAGAGAATTCTTGGCGTTGTTGAACGCATCAAAGAGGTTAGCATGTAGAGACCTAAAGGTTATAACGCTGAACGAAGAGGGGGAGGAAAAAGTTGAGATGTACGGAATGAAGGGAGTCATAAAGATAGTTCCGCTGATTAAGTGGTTGCTTAACTACTGA
- a CDS encoding DMT family transporter, whose protein sequence is MDETRKAELILILISAIWGSTFPVMKLGIEDYPPITFVAFRFLIASLLMLIFLRKDIKTSQALPGLLVGLSLFLGFSFQVVGLKYTTSSNSAFITSLYMVFTPFVAILLLKTRVKLIDWVALGLALLGTYLISNVGNFNYGDMLTVLAALSFAFQIVLVEYFGNLGIGLAFWQVFWNSMFSLAYAAIFEGLPMPREGSTLFAIIYTAIMATAIAFAVQVKYQPKIDSHRAAIIYSAEPVFGHFFSFLILGEVLSWKGYIGALLILIAVWLEISRENLISD, encoded by the coding sequence TTGGATGAAACCAGGAAGGCTGAACTAATCCTAATCTTAATCTCAGCCATCTGGGGCTCAACCTTCCCAGTGATGAAATTGGGCATTGAGGATTACCCGCCGATAACCTTCGTGGCATTCAGGTTTCTCATAGCCTCACTTCTAATGCTTATCTTCTTAAGGAAGGACATCAAAACTTCTCAAGCTCTTCCTGGCTTGTTGGTTGGGCTTTCCCTCTTCCTGGGCTTTAGCTTTCAAGTAGTCGGACTTAAGTACACGACCTCCTCCAATTCTGCCTTCATAACCTCCCTCTACATGGTCTTCACTCCCTTCGTTGCCATTCTACTCCTGAAGACGAGGGTGAAGCTAATAGACTGGGTGGCCTTGGGGTTGGCATTGCTAGGAACTTACCTAATATCTAATGTAGGCAACTTCAACTACGGTGACATGCTTACGGTGTTAGCAGCTTTAAGCTTCGCTTTCCAAATAGTTCTGGTGGAGTACTTTGGAAATCTCGGCATAGGTCTGGCCTTCTGGCAGGTCTTCTGGAACTCAATGTTTTCCCTAGCTTATGCCGCAATCTTTGAGGGCCTACCGATGCCCAGGGAAGGCTCGACCTTATTCGCCATAATCTATACCGCGATCATGGCCACTGCAATAGCCTTTGCGGTTCAGGTGAAGTACCAGCCGAAGATAGATTCCCATAGGGCCGCCATAATTTACTCCGCAGAACCCGTCTTTGGCCACTTCTTCTCCTTCCTAATCCTGGGAGAGGTTTTGTCTTGGAAGGGCTACATTGGGGCATTGCTAATACTAATTGCAGTTTGGCTCGAGATATCAAGAGAAAACTTAATTAGTGATTGA